The proteins below are encoded in one region of Clostridium fermenticellae:
- the infB gene encoding translation initiation factor IF-2, giving the protein MTKVRVYELAKELNISSKSLIKILQEEFNVKVKNHMSVIEEEDAQLIKELFAEKKDEKNPDDEESIEEKYEDLAEEDLKKSLKKSKVKNKNNKDKKEDTSKALASNRDNVIELEESTITVKEFAEKIKKQTTEVIKQLIFMGVMAAINDEIDFSTAKKLGEKFDTVVVQKELDIDKEAVEQEEDDDEDDNLVSRPPVITVMGHVDHGKTSLLDAIRKAKVTSMEAGGITQHIGAYTVNLNGQKITFLDTPGHEAFTAMRARGAQITDIVILVVAADDGIMPQTVEAINHCKAANVPIVVAINKMDRPGANPDRVKQELTEYDLVPEDWGGDVICVPVSAHTKEGIDTLLEMVILTAEMQELKANPDRNAKGTVVEAKLDKGRGAVATLLVQNGTLHVGDSIIVGSTYGRIRAMFDDKGKKIKSAGPSIPVEILGLSEVPASGDRFHQVKDEKTAREMADKRKEKLRLQYLQSTHKVSLENLYNQIKEGKVKELNVIIKADVHGSIEALKQSLEKLSNEEVKVRVIHGAVGAVTGTDVALASASNAIIIAFNVRPDSNATILAEKESVDIKTYRVIYNAIDDIKAAMEGMLEPDYKEVVIGKAEIRQTYKISNVGTIAGCYVTDGKIIRNSSVRIIRDGIVIFESELASLKRFKDDVKEVASGYECGLSIEKFNDIKEGDVVEAYEMEEVKKQL; this is encoded by the coding sequence TTGACAAAAGTAAGAGTATACGAATTAGCTAAAGAGTTAAATATATCAAGTAAAAGTTTAATAAAAATCTTACAAGAAGAATTTAATGTCAAAGTAAAGAATCATATGAGTGTTATAGAGGAAGAAGATGCTCAGTTAATTAAGGAATTATTTGCAGAAAAAAAAGATGAAAAGAATCCAGATGATGAAGAGAGCATAGAGGAAAAATATGAAGATTTAGCAGAAGAAGATCTCAAGAAGTCTTTAAAAAAGAGTAAGGTAAAGAATAAGAATAATAAAGATAAAAAAGAAGATACGTCAAAAGCTTTAGCTTCAAATAGAGATAATGTAATAGAATTAGAGGAAAGTACTATAACTGTAAAGGAATTTGCTGAAAAAATAAAAAAACAGACTACAGAGGTAATAAAACAGCTCATATTTATGGGAGTAATGGCAGCTATAAATGATGAGATAGATTTTTCTACTGCCAAAAAATTAGGAGAAAAATTTGATACTGTAGTTGTTCAGAAGGAATTGGATATTGATAAAGAAGCGGTAGAACAAGAGGAAGATGATGATGAAGATGATAATTTAGTCAGCAGACCTCCAGTTATAACAGTCATGGGACACGTTGACCATGGAAAAACTTCATTACTTGATGCAATTAGAAAAGCAAAAGTTACTAGTATGGAAGCTGGCGGAATTACACAACATATAGGTGCATATACAGTAAACTTAAATGGACAAAAGATTACGTTTTTAGATACTCCAGGACATGAAGCATTTACTGCCATGAGAGCAAGAGGTGCACAAATTACTGATATAGTTATATTAGTTGTAGCGGCAGATGATGGCATAATGCCTCAGACTGTGGAAGCAATAAATCACTGTAAAGCTGCTAATGTTCCCATAGTAGTAGCTATAAATAAGATGGATAGACCTGGTGCAAATCCAGATAGAGTTAAACAGGAATTAACTGAGTATGATCTTGTACCTGAAGATTGGGGTGGAGATGTAATATGTGTTCCAGTATCGGCCCATACAAAAGAAGGAATAGATACACTTTTGGAAATGGTTATTTTAACGGCCGAAATGCAGGAATTAAAAGCAAATCCTGATAGAAATGCGAAAGGAACAGTTGTAGAAGCCAAACTCGATAAGGGAAGAGGAGCTGTAGCAACTTTATTAGTTCAAAATGGAACACTTCATGTTGGAGATTCTATAATAGTTGGATCAACATATGGAAGGATAAGAGCTATGTTTGACGACAAGGGCAAAAAGATAAAGTCAGCAGGACCTTCCATACCAGTTGAAATATTAGGACTCTCAGAAGTACCTGCTTCAGGAGATAGATTTCATCAAGTAAAAGATGAAAAAACAGCTAGAGAAATGGCTGATAAAAGAAAAGAAAAACTTAGATTACAATATTTACAGTCAACCCACAAGGTTTCACTTGAAAACTTGTATAATCAGATAAAAGAGGGCAAGGTAAAAGAGTTAAATGTTATAATTAAAGCAGATGTTCATGGATCGATAGAAGCTTTAAAACAATCTTTAGAAAAGTTGTCTAATGAAGAAGTAAAGGTAAGAGTTATACATGGAGCAGTAGGAGCTGTAACTGGAACGGATGTAGCACTGGCATCTGCATCTAATGCAATAATAATAGCTTTTAATGTAAGACCAGATTCTAATGCAACAATTTTGGCTGAAAAGGAATCAGTTGATATAAAGACATATAGGGTAATATATAATGCAATAGATGATATAAAAGCTGCTATGGAAGGTATGCTTGAACCGGATTATAAGGAAGTTGTAATTGGAAAAGCAGAGATTAGACAGACATACAAGATTTCAAATGTTGGAACTATAGCTGGTTGTTATGTTACGGATGGTAAGATAATTAGAAACAGCAGTGTTAGAATTATAAGAGATGGAATAGTGATATTTGAGTCTGAACTTGCATCTTTAAAGAGATTTAAGGATGATGTAAAAGAAGTTGCTTCCGGATACGAATGTGGCCTTTCAATTGAAAAGTTTAACGATATAAAAGAGGGCGATGTGGTAGAAGCCTATGAAATGGAAGAAGTAAAGAAGCAGTTGTAG
- a CDS encoding ribosomal L7Ae/L30e/S12e/Gadd45 family protein, with product MKNDFFQFLGLAKRAGKILEGYNKCEDGIKHHKVFLILLTSTVSKNTLNKFKNYAEKFNIPVIENIDGDKISGSIGVDIIKVLGISDKNISRKLIDIWK from the coding sequence ATGAAAAATGACTTTTTTCAGTTCTTGGGATTGGCAAAACGTGCAGGAAAAATCCTGGAAGGTTATAATAAATGTGAAGATGGTATAAAACATCACAAGGTTTTTTTAATATTACTTACTTCAACTGTAAGTAAAAATACTCTGAATAAATTTAAGAACTATGCAGAAAAATTTAATATACCTGTAATAGAAAATATTGATGGAGATAAAATAAGTGGGTCAATAGGTGTAGATATTATAAAAGTACTGGGAATATCTGATAAAAACATAAGCAGAAAATTAATTGACATATGGAAATAA
- the rimP gene encoding ribosome maturation factor RimP yields the protein MSKDSLKDRLGDLVEPIVSELGFDLYHLEFVKEGKENYLRVYIDKEDGNISLDDCEKVSRAVSDMLDLEDPIKDSYYLEVSSPGIERTLYTEEHLKRYIGSDVSIKLYSVFDGKKQYDGKLIDFDKENIVVDCTGSNISIPRNKVSNVSLRAEF from the coding sequence GCTTGGAGATCTTGTAGAGCCTATTGTATCTGAACTCGGATTTGATTTGTATCATCTTGAATTTGTAAAAGAAGGAAAAGAAAATTACCTAAGAGTATATATAGATAAAGAAGATGGAAATATATCGTTAGATGACTGTGAGAAGGTAAGTAGAGCTGTGAGTGATATGCTAGATTTAGAAGATCCGATAAAAGACAGTTATTACTTAGAGGTGTCGTCTCCAGGAATAGAAAGAACACTATATACTGAAGAACATTTAAAAAGATATATTGGATCAGATGTATCGATAAAATTATATTCTGTATTTGATGGAAAAAAACAATATGATGGAAAATTAATTGATTTTGATAAGGAAAATATAGTGGTAGATTGCACTGGAAGTAATATTTCCATTCCGAGAAATAAAGTTTCAAATGTAAGTTTAAGAGCAGAATTTTAA
- the nusA gene encoding transcription termination factor NusA, translated as MNQEFIEALREIVKEKGISEDLLFTTIEDALVAAYKKNYANHGAGNQNVKVTMNRENGEIHVYSQKTVVEDVMDDVDEISLEDAKGIDSNYNIDDIVSIEVTPKKFGRVAAQAAKQVVIQRIKEEERRIVYNDFIEKEDDIITGTVIRKDKNNVLVDLGKTEAVLGPNEQMRGEKYNFNDKLKLYIVEVKNTTKGAQIVISRTHPGLIKRLFELEVPEIFDGTVEIKAISREAGSRTKIAVSSNDENVDPMGACVGPKGIRVQNIVDELKNEKIDIIKWSKLPEEYIANSLSPAKVLDVTLDEESKFAQIVVDDNQLSLAIGKEGQNVRLAARLTGWKIDIKSKSQADEARDICKEDANSDTQNVEDTGDILE; from the coding sequence ATGAATCAGGAGTTTATTGAAGCTTTACGAGAGATAGTTAAAGAAAAAGGAATAAGTGAAGATTTGTTGTTTACGACTATAGAAGATGCATTGGTTGCTGCTTATAAGAAGAATTATGCAAATCATGGGGCAGGAAATCAAAATGTCAAGGTTACAATGAATAGGGAGAATGGAGAAATTCATGTATATTCACAGAAGACAGTTGTTGAAGATGTGATGGATGATGTAGATGAAATATCTCTTGAGGATGCTAAAGGTATAGATTCAAATTATAATATTGATGATATAGTTAGTATAGAGGTTACTCCTAAAAAATTTGGAAGAGTAGCTGCACAGGCTGCAAAACAAGTTGTTATTCAAAGAATAAAAGAAGAAGAGAGAAGAATAGTATATAATGATTTTATAGAAAAGGAAGATGATATAATAACAGGTACTGTTATTAGAAAAGATAAGAATAATGTACTTGTTGATCTTGGAAAAACAGAAGCTGTTCTTGGACCTAATGAGCAGATGCGTGGTGAGAAATACAATTTTAATGATAAACTTAAACTTTATATTGTGGAGGTTAAGAATACTACAAAAGGAGCACAGATTGTCATATCAAGAACTCATCCCGGGCTCATAAAGAGACTGTTTGAACTTGAAGTTCCAGAAATTTTTGATGGAACTGTTGAAATAAAGGCAATATCAAGAGAAGCAGGTTCTAGAACTAAGATAGCAGTCAGTTCAAATGATGAAAATGTTGATCCTATGGGAGCCTGCGTTGGACCTAAAGGTATAAGGGTACAGAATATAGTTGATGAGCTCAAAAATGAAAAAATCGATATTATAAAATGGAGTAAGCTCCCGGAGGAGTATATAGCTAATTCTTTAAGTCCAGCTAAAGTTTTGGATGTAACATTGGATGAAGAAAGTAAATTTGCCCAGATTGTGGTAGATGACAATCAACTTTCACTTGCAATTGGTAAAGAGGGTCAAAATGTTAGATTGGCTGCAAGACTTACGGGATGGAAAATTGATATCAAAAGTAAATCTCAAGCAGATGAAGCCAGGGACATTTGTAAGGAAGATGCTAATAGTGACACTCAAAATGTTGAGGACACCGGTGATATTTTAGAATAA
- the rnpM gene encoding RNase P modulator RnpM yields MKVKKIPKRMCTGCMEMKPKKELIRVVKNKEDEVFIDLTGKKNGRGAYVCKNIDCLDKALKSKRLEKNLEITIDEEIYNRLKEEIENEK; encoded by the coding sequence ATGAAGGTGAAAAAAATACCCAAAAGAATGTGTACTGGATGCATGGAAATGAAACCTAAAAAAGAGCTTATAAGAGTTGTGAAAAATAAAGAAGATGAAGTCTTTATAGATTTGACAGGTAAAAAAAATGGTAGAGGAGCTTATGTCTGTAAAAACATAGATTGTCTAGACAAAGCGCTCAAAAGTAAAAGGCTAGAAAAAAACCTTGAAATTACTATAGATGAAGAGATATACAATAGACTTAAGGAAGAAATAGAAAATGAAAAATGA